The Spirulina subsalsa PCC 9445 region CAGAGGGTACTGAGCGTTACTAAAGCGAGATCATAGAGATATTGCACCGAAACCGGGAGAAGCTGCACTAAAGGACGACCACTAAAGATAAAGAAAAAGTTAAAAATGCCAAAAGTACAAAGGGTAAAAATCCGATGGCGCAGGGTTTCAATCCTTATGTGATGTCGCCGACTGTAGGATTTAGCCCGTTTTTCAATCCACCGTCCCCCCCAATAGCCAAGAGCGGTACAGGTCCCCAACACAAGCGGCACGGCCACCAATTTGGGAATATTAATCACCTGCCCAAAGAGGTAAAGTCCGGGATTCAATAGGGAAGCCAGTTGATCCGTTTGTCCCAGCCATGCCCCAGAAAAATAATAGTTCCAGTTGCCTGCATAGAGATAGTAATAGCTAAAATAGCCAATCACTAACCCCACATAGCCATAGCGTAGAAATTGGGTTTCGGGTTTGTTTAAGCTGTTCCAGTAGGTGCGTTCAGCGTCAATGTCAATGCAGGGATTTTGACAAGCAACGCAAGCACTCTGTTCTTTCCCATCCGATAGCACTGTTCGACACATAGATTGAGTAATCAATGGCTCACTGGTATGAGCTTTACTACCCAACAGCCCCCCCGGTTCACTGTAGATACTTTGCACCGGAGCCATCGGACAAAAGTATTGACACCAAGACTTGCCCCCGTACCAATAGCCCACAAAAATGGCCATAGCAATGGTGAATAAAACCCAACTTGCTAACACAAGACGATCCGCATTAAAAAACAAAATGCGCCCACATAACCCCACAAAAAGCCAACCAAATTGGAGATAGATATAGTTTCGCCCTAACCAAGAATCGCCTTGAACCTTGGCCAATTCATAACGCACTTTACCCGTCTTTTTATTCTCCCGCTTAAATTGACGCTGCCATCCCAAAGCGCGGGGGATTTGAGAGAGGAAAGAGAGGGGACAAATCCGCCGCCATAACTCATGGCCAAAGACTAATAAAATAAAAATGGCACTTGGTACAATTGCCCCCCAGAAGAGGGTTGTTCCCAAAGGATAGGGCTGCTGGGCTAAACATTCTCCCTGCACCTCCACACAGGCATCCGCTAGCCGCAAGGGACTCCAAGGGTGATCCGGTTCAGTGAAGGCCCGAGTCCAAGGATCGTAAAATAGGGAGGCAATCACCAGGAGCCAGGCGATCGTCAATCCCCAGCGAATCCAGTGCATTCGGGTTTCTGAGAGCTGTGCAAACATGGATGATTCATTTAATCATTTTGACACTCCCAGTTTATAAAGATAGCCGAGAAAACCCCATCCCCTTCTGGGTAGGGATGAGAGGCAAGGCTGGCGATGAGGTTCAATACCCCGCTCGCCGGCCAACAGTATATCGGGATAACAGTTAGCCCCTCTGCCTCTCGCGAGTCCTAATGAGACGTGAACTCTGGGCTATGGTCCTATCCCGATTGCAGCCGAGCCTTTTTTGCACGACTCAGGTAGGTTGGCTAGAATAAACTTGTGCCAATGCAGGTTAGTTACAAGCCCCATGCCACAAGTGGAGTGGGGCAGTTGACTTAATCATTTTGACGCAAGAGCGGGGAGCATCAAATCTGTAGGGTCTGCTGAATAACACGCCTATGCTAGGCTCAACAAGGGAACAGGGAACTCTTAACAGGGAACAGATCATCTAAAACTGGCACGATTGCCTATTCCCGACTCCCGACTCCCGACTCCCGACTCCCGATTCCCCAACTCTCGGACTTATTCAGCAAGCCCTCTGTAATTGTTCCCACTAATCCTTAGCAAAAACCCGCTTTCTGGATGTTCCCCATTAAGGCCAGAGCGAGGACTGTCCAATGGGTTTCGGTTCAAATACTCCGAGATGCCACTACATCTACCCCTAATCCTAAAGCATTGGGCAAAATCACGTCTCCCAAGGTCACAGGAGACTGAACTCTAACTTGGCGCAGGGTTTGACAAAGTTCCACCACCCGATCCTTGGGGATCGGTTCTTGGGTTTTGACGGGTAAACGCGCCCAAATGCCATCATCGACTTGGACTGTTGTTGTCACCATCCGACGAGGTTCTGTGTGTTCTTGGGTGGCATATTGTTCCCCCCGTTTACAGGAAAAGCCTCGGATTTCAACGATGTTTCCTTCTGCTTCTTCGACTTCTAAACGACAGCCCATGGGACAGCCAATGCACAGATAATGGCTAGTTTGCGGTTCTTCGTTGGTTAAATAGGTCATGATCTTCCTCCGAGAAACCCCCTCCTCTGGTGGGCGGGGTTGTTAATGATCTATCTCAATTGGGCAACTCAACGGGACTGTATTTGATTGACCAATAACCAGCCCCCACTGGCATTATATTGTCCGGTCAGGATTAAACGGGAATGAGCGGGACAATTTAACAGTTCTTCTTGTATTAAGGGGTCAATAGTGATCACTTGCCAAGTGTCCTGACTCTGGAGGGGGGTAAAACGATAATCATTGTCTCCTTGGTAAACTAAATCCCCCGGATAAGATGAGCCAAGGCTGGGGGAAGGACAGGGGGAACAGGGACAATTGCCATTGAGGGGATACTGGTCTGGGTGGTCTAAATAATACCGTTGCCACTGTAACCAGTCGGGATGGTGGGGGGGGAGGTTGAATAGGGGGATGAGGGCGGCGGGGGCGGTTGGATCGGTTAGGAGGGCTTCTTGAAGGGTGCGCCGGGGGAGATCCCGAGGTTGACAGTTTAACTCGATACAGAGGGCGGCGGCCATGCCTGCGGCTTGTCCGAGGTTGAGGACGGTGGGCTGTAACCGGGTGGAGCCGTTGGCGATGTGGGAGACGGAGATATTTTTTTCACAGACTAAAAAGCCGTCGGTTTGGGCGGGAATGAGACAACCGTAGGGTAGGGTGAAGGGGGTGCCAGTCCAACGGCCGCCCCAGCGTAGGGATTTGGGGTGTAGGGGGAAGTCATGGCCGGGGTAGTGATGATCGTTGGCGTAGTTGCCAAAGGCGATCGCACTCACCTGTTCTCCCTCTATCGGTAAGGCGGCTACCGTGCCGGAGGGTTGGGGTAAAATAGCTTGCTCAATGACTGTGATTTGCCCCTGTAGACGGCGACTTTCCCGGAAATAGGGATGGAGGGCAAATCCCCCGTTAGAAGGGGCAGGAAAGGCGTTTTTTGCCCAACCTAGATGGGGATTTAACTCCTGTTGCACCCAACGGGCAAAGGCTCGGCTATGGTGTTGGGCTTCTTGCTCATAGTCCCGTCGGGCGCTGGCGGATTCAATTAAGCGCCCTAACTGTTCGCCGTAATCATTGCCCTGTTGTGGCCAGTTGAGCATATATAAATTTTCGGGTAAGCGGCCATAGGTGAGGAATTTTTCCCCGCCATACCCTTCCCATGCCCCCACAAAGGGACTAAAGTCTAGTCCCTCGGCCTCTATGGGGGGCGCAGGTTCTCCATAGTCTTCTAATAACACAACCCAAGTAGGAGACTGGACGGGATAGCGTTGGGTCAGTTCATTAGCATTAATCGGCGCGCTGGGTTCGTCAAACTCCCCGCGCCACTCCCACCCCCAACGGTGGGGAATCTCTCCCAAGGCGAGTAAATCCCCTAATTCTGTGCCATCTAGGGTAATTTGGGCGGTGATGTCGTAGTCGGCAAAACGAACCCCGGTGATGCGTTGGCCTTGGCGATGGACTTCGAGGGGGGTTTGTCCTTGAATCCAGTGCAGTTGGGGACATTGCGCCACCCACTGGGCGAAGATCTGCGCACCGAGGGCGGGGGGGTAGGCGAATAAACTCACCCAACTGGTGTTGAGGTTGAGTTGACTTTGCAGGGTGCGCACATAATGCCCCCAAATCCCGGTTTGAAAGGCGAGTAATTCGTTGCCATCGGGTACGGCTACCCCGGCACTGGTTAACATTCCCCCTAACCAAGGCCCCTCACTGACTAGGATGGTGGAGACTCCCCGACGGGCGGCTTGTAGGGCGGCGGCTGTTCCTCCGGTTCCTCCTCCCACGATGAGGAGATCAGTGGTTAGGTGAGTGGTCATGCTGTTGGATCGACGGTGAATGGGTTGGGGTTATTGTCTCATATTTGGACAAGGGAACTATTGTATTGATCTTGAAGGGGGGATTTTTATCATCCCAAGGGGCTGAAGATGAGAATTGGTGCAGGATCAGTCAAAGAAAAGTAAAGAAAAAATAAATTTGTTAAATATTATACGGTTCGCCAAATTTGGCCTAGCGAAAGTCCTAGACTAGATATACAATATTCCGTCCTGATAAGGGGGAGGGTTAATGGCTATAGCAACGGTTAGTCCAGTAACCGGAGAAACACTGAAAACCTTTACACCATTGACGAGTGAGGAAATTCAGTCCAAGATTGCGATCGCCCAGACCAGTTTTGAAGCTTATCGAAACACGACATTCGCCCAGCGGAGCCAATGGTTACACCAAGCCGCCGATCTACTGGAAAAAAACAGTGCTGAGTACGGTCGGATTATGACCGTGGAAATGGGTAAAACTTGGAAAAGTGCGATCGCCGAAGCGAAAAAATGCGCCCTCGTTTGTCGCTACTATGCCGATCACGGGGCTGATTTTCTCAAAGACATTCCGGGAGAAAGTGATGGCAGCGCGGCCTTTGTGCGCTATCAACCCCTCGGAGTGATTTTAGCGGTCATGCCTTGGAATTTCCCGTTTTGGCAAGTCTTCCGTTTTGCCGCCCCGGCCTTGATGGCGGGCAATGTGGGACTGTTGAAACACGCTTCCAATGTCCCGCAATGTGCGATCGCCATTCAAGAGATCATAGAACAGGCGGGCTTTCCCCCTGGGGTATTTCAAACCTTACTCATTGGTGCTTCTCAAGTAGAAGAAGTCCTCGCCGATGAACGAGTACAGGCCGCCACCCTCACCGGGAGCGAATACGCCGGAGCCAGTTTAGCCGCCACCGCCGGGAAATATATCAAAA contains the following coding sequences:
- a CDS encoding FAD-dependent oxidoreductase — translated: MTTHLTTDLLIVGGGTGGTAAALQAARRGVSTILVSEGPWLGGMLTSAGVAVPDGNELLAFQTGIWGHYVRTLQSQLNLNTSWVSLFAYPPALGAQIFAQWVAQCPQLHWIQGQTPLEVHRQGQRITGVRFADYDITAQITLDGTELGDLLALGEIPHRWGWEWRGEFDEPSAPINANELTQRYPVQSPTWVVLLEDYGEPAPPIEAEGLDFSPFVGAWEGYGGEKFLTYGRLPENLYMLNWPQQGNDYGEQLGRLIESASARRDYEQEAQHHSRAFARWVQQELNPHLGWAKNAFPAPSNGGFALHPYFRESRRLQGQITVIEQAILPQPSGTVAALPIEGEQVSAIAFGNYANDHHYPGHDFPLHPKSLRWGGRWTGTPFTLPYGCLIPAQTDGFLVCEKNISVSHIANGSTRLQPTVLNLGQAAGMAAALCIELNCQPRDLPRRTLQEALLTDPTAPAALIPLFNLPPHHPDWLQWQRYYLDHPDQYPLNGNCPCSPCPSPSLGSSYPGDLVYQGDNDYRFTPLQSQDTWQVITIDPLIQEELLNCPAHSRLILTGQYNASGGWLLVNQIQSR
- a CDS encoding DUF1667 domain-containing protein gives rise to the protein MTYLTNEEPQTSHYLCIGCPMGCRLEVEEAEGNIVEIRGFSCKRGEQYATQEHTEPRRMVTTTVQVDDGIWARLPVKTQEPIPKDRVVELCQTLRQVRVQSPVTLGDVILPNALGLGVDVVASRSI